The following is a genomic window from Sulfuricella sp..
TAAGTAATCGCCCAGGCACTGCGGCTTTCAATGCGGGGCAAAATGTGAAAAAATTGCAGCAATCAGACGAATTCAGAGTGAAGTAAAATGATAGACCAGGACGGTTACCGCCCTAACGTTGGCATTGTGCTATGCAATGCCAGGAACGAGGTATTCTGGGGCAAGCGCATCCGGGAACATTCCTGGCAGTTCCCGCAAGGCGGCATCAAGTCCGGCGAGGCGCCGGACCAGGCGATGTATCGCGAGTTGCACGAGGAAGTAGGACTGATGCCGGAGCACGTGCGGATTCTCGGCCGCACTCAGGATTGGCTGCACTATGACGTGCCACAGCATTGGGTCAAGCGCGAATGGCGCGGCAGCTACAAGGGGCAGAAACAGATCTGGTATCTGCTGCGTCTGGTCGGGCGGGATTGCGATGTCCGGCTGCGCGCCACCAGCCACCCCGAATTCGACGCCTGGCGCTGGCATCATTACTGGATTCCGCTTGAATCAGTGATCGAGTTCAAGCGGAATGTCTACCGCCTGGCGCTGAACGAACTGTCCGCCTTCCTTGAGGCTGACCGGCAGGCAGACACCCTCTCCGGCTAACGGCCATGGCAAAGCGCCGCCCCGGATCATGAAACAGCGCTTCGCGTTGTTTCATGCTTAAAGATAAGAATATTAAACTTCCATCATCAAATCTTTTGATTAAACGCACAAAGCCATTCGAGTAGGATAAGGCCCAAAGCGGTACCTGACATTTGTCATGAAATCACCAGAGGAGATGCGCGTGAACAATATCGAATACACCCCGATTGCCTCAACCACGCTGGAAAATGGAACCTCTTTCCACAGTACCGACCGGGTTTTCAATCTGATCCGGCTGGATGATCCTGCCATCGCCGTGATGACAGATCTGAAAAAGGTGAGTGCGGTGACGATTGCCCAAAAAGCGCCCATCGATGCCGCCAATTCGCGCATGAAGCACCGTGGCGTGCGTCTGTTGCTGGTGGTGGATGACGATGACACCGTGGTGGGCCTGATCACCTCCACGGACACTTATGGCGCCAAGCCGATCCAGCATATCCAGAAGCATGGCGGCACCTACCATGACATCCTGGTGCAGGACATCATGACATCCCAGAACAAGCTTGAAGTGATCCGCATGGACGACATCAACCGGAGCCGTGTTGGCAATATCGCCGCCACTCTGAAGCAGACGGGCCGCGCCCATGCCCTGGTGGTGGACT
Proteins encoded in this region:
- a CDS encoding RNA pyrophosphohydrolase; protein product: MIDQDGYRPNVGIVLCNARNEVFWGKRIREHSWQFPQGGIKSGEAPDQAMYRELHEEVGLMPEHVRILGRTQDWLHYDVPQHWVKREWRGSYKGQKQIWYLLRLVGRDCDVRLRATSHPEFDAWRWHHYWIPLESVIEFKRNVYRLALNELSAFLEADRQADTLSG
- a CDS encoding CBS domain-containing protein gives rise to the protein MNNIEYTPIASTTLENGTSFHSTDRVFNLIRLDDPAIAVMTDLKKVSAVTIAQKAPIDAANSRMKHRGVRLLLVVDDDDTVVGLITSTDTYGAKPIQHIQKHGGTYHDILVQDIMTSQNKLEVIRMDDINRSRVGNIAATLKQTGRAHALVVDFNEKENRQVIRGIISASQIARQLDIDIPTTEIAQTFAEIEALLASA